Proteins co-encoded in one Sulfuricystis thermophila genomic window:
- a CDS encoding tetratricopeptide repeat protein, with amino-acid sequence MNLVPLETPALIGLFREALEGSLVERGIAEGLDLLGHADAFWQEVEWPELQRMAQGGNPHAQAELAWRFAVGKEVPQSAQDAVRWATRSAERQCPAGEAVLGWLLYQGIGLPRDFREAAALFERAARQQDGRGATWFALCLLRGHGVAADRERGLTLLRETAEHGNREAQYWMGRLSYAGDYLPVDPAAAVAWLRRASGQGHAEASDLLARCCFFGRGIAQDRAEAVRLWREAAKTGVPTAMFSLGLCLYAGEGVAVDYPEAVRWLRAAARQGVVEAMTLLGQCATFGFGLPADPAAGLAWYRRAAALGSREAQFELGEAHAAGLGLVERDLMQAVHWWREAASRGHARAQLKLGHCYRWGEGVEENKALALAWYRRAAAGGEASAHVWLGECHEHGEGVAADPVAARRHYHEAATAGLAHGKAELGRCLLYGIGGQADIERGEALLREAAEQGWQPALDELERYWFNEGERHFHGRGTLVDAARARECYRKAGELGHRRAAWMLAECLRHGLGGPNDAVQAVTWYRRAATLFDAKLALADLYYHGEGVVQNYREAYRWFAQAVEQHEDAYALYSLGFMLLYGQGVRRDAKRALKYLRRAALLGEPNAQYELGCAWYRGAGGTKNPKLAMKWLRMAAAHGHEAARAFLERIGEGKKLN; translated from the coding sequence ATGAACCTCGTCCCGCTGGAAACCCCTGCGCTGATCGGCCTGTTTCGCGAGGCGCTCGAGGGTAGCCTGGTCGAGCGCGGCATTGCCGAAGGGCTCGACCTCCTCGGTCATGCCGATGCCTTCTGGCAGGAGGTCGAGTGGCCGGAGTTGCAGCGCATGGCGCAGGGCGGCAATCCTCACGCCCAAGCGGAACTGGCCTGGCGTTTCGCGGTCGGCAAGGAGGTGCCGCAATCGGCGCAGGATGCGGTGCGCTGGGCGACACGCAGCGCGGAACGACAATGCCCGGCCGGCGAGGCGGTGCTGGGCTGGCTGCTCTATCAGGGCATCGGTCTGCCGCGCGATTTTCGTGAGGCGGCGGCGCTCTTCGAACGGGCTGCGCGGCAGCAGGATGGCCGCGGCGCGACCTGGTTCGCGCTCTGCCTGCTGCGCGGGCATGGCGTGGCTGCTGACCGCGAGCGCGGCTTGACGTTGCTGCGCGAAACGGCAGAGCATGGCAACCGCGAGGCGCAGTACTGGATGGGCAGATTGTCCTATGCGGGCGATTACCTTCCTGTCGATCCCGCAGCGGCCGTGGCTTGGTTGCGCCGCGCCAGTGGGCAAGGCCATGCCGAGGCGTCCGATCTCCTTGCACGCTGCTGCTTCTTCGGTCGTGGCATCGCCCAAGACCGCGCCGAAGCCGTACGGCTGTGGCGCGAAGCCGCCAAGACGGGGGTGCCGACGGCGATGTTCAGCCTTGGCCTGTGTTTGTATGCGGGGGAAGGGGTGGCGGTCGATTACCCTGAAGCGGTGCGCTGGCTGCGTGCCGCGGCACGGCAGGGGGTGGTCGAAGCGATGACCCTGCTCGGCCAATGCGCGACCTTCGGCTTCGGCCTGCCCGCCGACCCGGCCGCCGGTCTGGCCTGGTATCGTCGGGCGGCCGCGCTCGGCAGCCGTGAAGCGCAATTCGAGCTGGGCGAAGCCCATGCGGCCGGCCTCGGACTGGTCGAGCGTGATTTGATGCAAGCCGTGCATTGGTGGCGCGAGGCGGCCAGCCGCGGCCATGCGCGCGCGCAGCTCAAGCTGGGCCATTGCTACCGTTGGGGCGAAGGCGTCGAGGAAAACAAGGCGCTGGCGCTCGCCTGGTACCGACGGGCTGCGGCGGGCGGCGAGGCGAGCGCGCACGTCTGGCTCGGGGAATGTCACGAGCATGGCGAGGGCGTGGCGGCCGATCCGGTCGCGGCGCGTCGCCATTACCATGAAGCCGCCACGGCAGGTCTTGCGCATGGCAAGGCCGAGCTGGGGCGTTGTCTGCTGTATGGGATCGGTGGCCAGGCCGACATCGAGCGCGGCGAGGCCCTATTGCGCGAAGCGGCCGAGCAAGGCTGGCAGCCGGCGCTGGACGAGCTGGAACGTTACTGGTTCAACGAGGGCGAGCGCCATTTCCACGGCCGCGGCACGCTCGTCGATGCCGCGCGTGCCCGCGAGTGCTACCGCAAGGCCGGTGAGCTCGGCCACCGTCGCGCCGCCTGGATGCTGGCCGAATGTCTGCGTCACGGTCTCGGCGGCCCAAACGACGCCGTGCAGGCGGTGACCTGGTACCGGCGCGCCGCGACCTTGTTCGACGCCAAGCTGGCGCTCGCGGATCTTTATTACCACGGCGAGGGCGTGGTACAGAATTACCGCGAGGCCTATCGCTGGTTCGCCCAGGCGGTCGAGCAGCACGAGGATGCCTATGCGCTCTACAGCCTCGGTTTCATGCTGCTTTATGGCCAAGGGGTGCGCCGCGACGCGAAACGTGCACTGAAGTATTTGCGCCGTGCGGCGCTGCTCGGCGAACCGAATGCCCAGTACGAGCTCGGCTGCGCCTGGTATCGCGGCGCCGGCGGGACGAAGAATCCGAAGCTGGCGATGAAATGGCTGCGCATGGCCGCCGCGCATGGGCACGAGGCCGCGCGTGCCTTCCTAGAACGCATTGGCGAGGGAAAGAAGCTCAATTGA
- a CDS encoding ATP-binding protein, whose protein sequence is MDSTKLLPRSLLWRAFLLIATLMLAAVAAWLAIFRQAEIEPRAHVLSQMIVSISNLTRTALLTARPERRLDLLAELSDSEGVHVYPAEADDRVTPPPPSPLTRHLEADLRERLGPQTRLAFELNGEPGLFVSFRIFPGEEGEFWLALPRERLERRFPLQWLGWGALVLLLALAGAWLIVLLLTRPLKALESAAHQLGQGKTPAKLPERGPDEIVAVTHAFNQMSANLARLEEDRRLLLAGISHDLRTPLARLRMEIELSVSDSEARAGMAADIDEMDRTIGQFLDFARPQAQVSAAAAPTNLAAWLEEIAARYGDKVKCRPASAEFSHPVEREPLRRAIVNLIENALRHGGGSAPVELALEREDGRLVIAVLDRGPGIAPEDAERLKQPFTRGEAARTNASGAGLGLAIVERIARAHGGHLELLPREGGGLAARIVLPFNPDCPLDQADAP, encoded by the coding sequence GTGGATTCCACTAAATTGCTGCCGCGCAGCCTGTTATGGCGCGCTTTCCTGCTGATCGCCACGCTGATGCTGGCGGCGGTGGCCGCCTGGCTCGCGATCTTCCGTCAGGCCGAGATCGAGCCGCGCGCCCACGTCTTGAGCCAGATGATCGTCAGCATCAGCAATCTGACGCGCACCGCCTTGCTCACCGCGCGACCGGAACGGCGCCTCGACCTGTTGGCCGAACTGTCCGACAGCGAAGGTGTGCACGTCTATCCGGCAGAAGCCGATGACCGCGTCACGCCACCGCCGCCCTCGCCGCTCACCCGTCATCTGGAGGCCGACCTGCGCGAGCGGCTCGGCCCGCAGACACGGCTTGCCTTCGAGCTCAATGGCGAGCCGGGGCTGTTCGTCAGCTTCCGCATCTTTCCCGGCGAGGAAGGCGAATTCTGGCTCGCACTGCCGCGCGAACGCCTCGAACGACGCTTTCCGCTGCAGTGGCTGGGCTGGGGCGCCCTGGTGCTGCTCCTCGCGCTGGCAGGCGCCTGGTTGATCGTGCTGCTGCTCACCCGTCCGCTCAAGGCACTGGAAAGCGCGGCGCACCAGCTCGGCCAGGGCAAAACACCCGCCAAGCTCCCCGAACGCGGCCCCGACGAGATCGTCGCCGTCACCCACGCCTTCAACCAGATGAGCGCGAACCTCGCCCGGCTCGAAGAGGATCGCCGCCTGCTGCTCGCCGGCATCTCGCACGACCTGCGCACCCCGCTTGCGCGTCTGCGTATGGAGATCGAACTCTCGGTCAGCGATTCGGAGGCGCGCGCCGGCATGGCGGCCGACATCGACGAAATGGATCGCACCATCGGCCAGTTCCTCGACTTCGCACGCCCACAGGCGCAGGTAAGTGCCGCAGCGGCGCCGACGAATCTCGCCGCATGGCTCGAAGAGATCGCCGCGCGCTATGGCGACAAGGTGAAGTGCCGTCCCGCCAGCGCCGAGTTTTCGCACCCGGTCGAGCGCGAGCCTCTGCGGCGGGCGATCGTCAATCTGATCGAAAATGCGCTGCGCCATGGCGGCGGCAGCGCACCGGTGGAATTGGCGCTCGAGCGGGAAGACGGCCGGCTCGTCATCGCCGTGCTCGACCGCGGACCCGGCATCGCTCCAGAGGACGCCGAGCGCCTGAAGCAGCCTTTCACGCGCGGCGAGGCGGCACGCACCAATGCGAGCGGCGCCGGTCTCGGCCTGGCGATCGTCGAGCGCATCGCGCGCGCCCATGGCGGGCATCTGGAACTCCTGCCACGCGAAGGCGGCGGGCTCGCGGCACGGATCGTGCTGCCCTTCAACCCAGATTGTCCATTAGACCAGGCTGATGCGCCATGA
- the ompR gene encoding osmolarity response regulator transcription factor OmpR, translating into MNTETRKPKILVVDDDVRLRSQLERYLGEQGFTVKAVGDAPQMDRQLERELYDLIVLDLMLPGEDGLSICRRLRANRDAYHDVAILMLTAKGDDIDRIVGLELGADDYLGKPFNPRELVARIHAILRRRSRLMPAGAPAPTSEIVRFGKVEVNLATRELRRNGSTTMLTTGEFSLLAVLLKHPRQPLSRDKLMELARGREHGVFDRAIDVQISRLRKLVEEDPAKPRHIQTVWGFGYVFVPDGGDAA; encoded by the coding sequence ATGAACACCGAGACCCGCAAACCGAAAATCCTCGTCGTCGATGACGATGTGCGGCTGAGAAGCCAGCTCGAACGCTATCTCGGCGAGCAAGGCTTCACCGTCAAGGCGGTGGGCGACGCGCCGCAGATGGATCGCCAGCTCGAGCGCGAGCTCTATGATCTCATCGTGCTCGACCTGATGCTGCCCGGCGAGGATGGTCTGTCGATTTGCCGCCGGCTGCGCGCGAACCGCGACGCTTACCATGACGTCGCGATCCTGATGCTCACCGCCAAGGGTGACGACATCGATCGCATCGTCGGCCTGGAGCTCGGCGCCGACGATTATCTGGGGAAACCCTTCAATCCGCGCGAGCTGGTCGCGCGCATCCATGCCATCCTGCGCCGACGCAGCAGGTTGATGCCGGCGGGTGCGCCCGCGCCGACGTCGGAGATCGTCCGCTTCGGCAAGGTCGAGGTGAATCTCGCCACCCGTGAGTTGCGGCGCAACGGCAGCACGACGATGCTCACCACCGGCGAATTCAGCCTGCTCGCGGTGCTGCTCAAGCATCCGCGCCAGCCGTTGTCGCGCGACAAGCTGATGGAACTCGCCCGCGGCCGCGAGCATGGCGTGTTCGACCGCGCGATCGATGTGCAGATCTCGCGCTTGAGAAAGCTCGTCGAAGAAGACCCGGCCAAGCCACGCCACATCCAGACGGTCTGGGGCTTCGGCTACGTGTTCGTTCCCGACGGCGGGGATGCGGCCTAA
- a CDS encoding TusE/DsrC/DsvC family sulfur relay protein produces MYDINKFIANPKLANFDAEGFLADLPHWSPRVAHQLAEEEGLTLTEAHWDVIHHLREMYRAEGPQWKARDVTQALEKAFAHEGGRRHLYALFPGGPLAQGCKLAGLPLPQGTLDRSFGSVH; encoded by the coding sequence ATGTACGACATCAACAAGTTCATCGCCAATCCGAAGCTCGCCAATTTCGATGCCGAAGGTTTTCTCGCCGACTTGCCGCACTGGTCGCCGCGCGTCGCCCACCAGCTCGCCGAAGAGGAGGGTTTGACCTTGACCGAGGCGCATTGGGACGTGATCCATCACCTGCGCGAGATGTACCGCGCCGAAGGGCCGCAATGGAAAGCGCGCGACGTGACCCAGGCGCTCGAGAAGGCATTCGCTCATGAGGGCGGCCGTCGGCATCTGTATGCCCTCTTTCCCGGTGGTCCGCTGGCGCAGGGCTGCAAACTGGCCGGCCTGCCGCTGCCGCAAGGTACGCTCGACCGGTCCTTCGGCAGTGTGCATTGA
- a CDS encoding energy-coupling factor ABC transporter ATP-binding protein: protein MLELNDIRFGWEADPPVIETLSLKVRAGDKLVLLGANGCGKSTLLKLMNGLIEPQSGSLLYEGMPLTKSALAERHFARRFRTECALLFQHPEAMLFNPTVREEIAYGPRQLGLADVEARVAHWAAALGLTALLDKPPFLLSGGEKQKVALAAILVLEPKLLLLDEPSASLDPASVGWLIDLLIESSMTVVAATHNLSLAAELGSRCIVLDPRGRLLFDGPVEAALGNLALLEEAHLAHRHRHRHGGAQHSHLHAHDWGSS, encoded by the coding sequence ATGCTGGAACTCAACGACATACGCTTCGGCTGGGAAGCCGACCCGCCGGTGATCGAAACTCTCTCGCTCAAGGTGCGCGCCGGCGACAAGCTCGTGCTGTTGGGTGCCAACGGCTGCGGCAAATCCACCCTGCTCAAGCTGATGAACGGGCTCATCGAACCGCAGTCGGGCTCCCTCCTTTACGAGGGCATGCCGCTCACAAAGTCGGCGCTGGCGGAACGGCACTTCGCGCGGCGCTTTCGCACCGAGTGCGCGCTGCTCTTCCAGCATCCGGAGGCGATGCTGTTCAATCCGACGGTGCGCGAGGAAATCGCCTATGGGCCGCGGCAGCTGGGGCTTGCCGACGTCGAGGCGCGCGTCGCGCACTGGGCCGCCGCCCTGGGGCTCACAGCGCTCTTGGACAAACCGCCGTTTCTGCTCTCCGGCGGTGAAAAGCAGAAAGTGGCGCTCGCCGCGATCCTGGTGCTGGAGCCGAAACTGCTGCTGCTCGACGAACCCTCGGCCAGCCTCGATCCGGCCAGCGTCGGCTGGCTCATCGATCTGCTCATCGAATCGAGCATGACGGTGGTCGCAGCGACCCACAATCTGTCACTCGCCGCCGAACTCGGCAGCCGCTGTATCGTCCTGGACCCACGTGGCCGGTTGCTCTTCGACGGCCCGGTCGAGGCGGCGCTGGGCAACCTCGCGCTACTCGAAGAAGCGCATCTCGCGCACCGCCACCGTCACCGGCACGGCGGCGCGCAGCATAGCCATTTGCACGCCCATGATTGGGGCAGCAGTTGA
- a CDS encoding ABC transporter permease: MSRSLIAILAFNLSVSLGVVLVGLWQGRIDVDWLLLANLRVLLMVYLGFWFVAQGDLIAALDGLPTARRLVTLTLGQIRTFERVLGDFRLAFASRNIARPRLLDRRHHAGAQVIALLDKAQAQALDVALAMRSRGTFD, from the coding sequence TTGAGCCGCAGCCTCATTGCGATCCTCGCTTTCAATCTGTCGGTGAGCCTCGGCGTCGTCTTGGTCGGTCTGTGGCAAGGCCGCATCGATGTCGATTGGCTGCTGCTTGCCAACCTGCGCGTGCTGCTGATGGTCTATCTCGGTTTCTGGTTCGTCGCGCAAGGCGATCTCATCGCCGCGCTCGACGGTCTGCCGACCGCACGGCGGCTGGTCACACTGACGCTCGGCCAGATCCGCACCTTCGAGCGCGTGCTCGGTGATTTTCGCCTGGCTTTCGCTAGCCGGAACATCGCGCGCCCCCGTCTCCTCGACCGTCGCCATCACGCCGGCGCACAGGTCATCGCCCTGCTCGACAAGGCACAGGCGCAGGCCCTTGACGTGGCGCTGGCGATGCGCTCGCGCGGAACGTTCGATTGA
- a CDS encoding energy-coupling factor ABC transporter permease, translating to MHIPDGFLSPQTYLPATLLAVGTWVWAARGLKSRLDETLLPRLAMVTALAYALGLVMLPLPGGTSAHLIGVAMLALLFGWRLAFLAYSGVLLLQALLFGAGGLTALPVNALAMGFIGSGTALIIFRLVKRSNESVAVLLSAWASVILPGIVIALVLGLQPLIAHKPDGSPLFFPFGWSITLPAILIPHALIGLAEAALTLFVWRYAKARKWTS from the coding sequence ATGCACATCCCCGACGGCTTCCTCTCGCCGCAGACCTATCTGCCCGCCACGCTGCTGGCCGTCGGGACGTGGGTCTGGGCGGCCCGGGGGCTCAAATCGCGACTGGATGAAACCCTGCTGCCACGTCTGGCGATGGTCACGGCGCTCGCCTATGCCCTGGGGCTGGTGATGCTGCCGCTGCCCGGCGGCACCTCGGCGCATCTGATCGGTGTCGCAATGCTCGCACTGCTGTTTGGCTGGCGGCTCGCCTTTCTCGCCTATTCCGGCGTGCTGCTCCTACAGGCGCTGCTCTTCGGCGCCGGGGGCTTGACCGCGCTGCCGGTCAATGCCCTGGCGATGGGGTTCATCGGCAGCGGGACGGCACTGATCATCTTCCGCCTGGTAAAACGCAGCAACGAATCCGTCGCGGTGCTGTTATCCGCCTGGGCTTCCGTCATCCTGCCGGGCATCGTCATCGCCCTCGTGCTGGGGCTGCAGCCCTTGATCGCCCACAAACCCGACGGTTCGCCGCTGTTCTTTCCCTTCGGCTGGTCGATCACCTTGCCGGCGATCCTGATCCCCCATGCCCTGATAGGCCTCGCCGAAGCGGCGCTCACCCTGTTCGTCTGGCGCTATGCGAAAGCACGCAAATGGACATCCTAA
- a CDS encoding transporter, with translation MKRLMISLLLSPTVALAHHGVAGVGAAALEGPGAPVESASSAVLPVGKTLLYAKLDHAKFKTYDPDPANPESDYANYWMLGLGHGFTPWFSAYFFVPYHVKIDEPGGLDSKGWADVSVMGQIGFKYDGGLKLVPAHESLDDMEDWHFTVFFGSTLPTGNANHRLADGTIDPGKAHGFGKPALSLGVTATKQLTRDITFNLEASTIRFREYRYDDGQTMKFGTENRLNLGLAQRLHSHAEHRLRLDGVLEAQYLQLGRDIENGAPAEATGGRMLYLMPGLRLYKDNMSFAFGIKKAVWTRLNESADQQGAEGKEKYRLVFSASYLF, from the coding sequence ATGAAACGCCTCATGATCTCCCTGCTGCTTTCGCCGACTGTCGCGCTCGCCCATCACGGCGTCGCCGGTGTCGGCGCGGCCGCCCTCGAAGGGCCGGGCGCGCCGGTCGAGTCGGCGAGTTCCGCCGTCCTGCCCGTCGGCAAAACGCTGCTCTATGCCAAGCTCGATCATGCGAAATTCAAGACCTATGATCCGGACCCTGCCAATCCGGAAAGCGATTATGCCAACTACTGGATGCTGGGGCTGGGCCACGGGTTCACCCCCTGGTTCTCGGCCTATTTCTTCGTCCCCTATCACGTCAAGATCGACGAGCCCGGCGGGCTCGATTCGAAAGGCTGGGCCGATGTCTCGGTCATGGGCCAGATCGGTTTCAAATACGATGGCGGGCTCAAACTCGTGCCGGCGCACGAGAGCCTCGACGACATGGAAGACTGGCATTTCACCGTGTTCTTCGGTAGCACCTTGCCGACCGGCAACGCCAACCATCGGCTCGCCGACGGGACGATCGATCCCGGCAAAGCACACGGTTTCGGCAAACCGGCGCTCAGCCTCGGCGTCACGGCGACCAAGCAGCTGACGCGTGATATCACCTTCAACCTCGAAGCCTCGACGATCCGTTTCCGCGAATACCGTTACGACGACGGCCAGACGATGAAATTCGGCACCGAGAATCGGTTGAACCTCGGCCTCGCGCAACGTCTCCACTCGCATGCCGAGCATCGCCTGCGGCTCGATGGCGTACTGGAGGCGCAATACCTGCAACTGGGCCGCGACATCGAAAACGGCGCGCCGGCCGAGGCCACCGGCGGCAGAATGCTCTATCTCATGCCGGGGCTGAGGCTCTACAAGGACAACATGAGCTTCGCCTTCGGCATCAAGAAAGCGGTGTGGACCCGTCTCAACGAATCGGCCGACCAGCAGGGCGCCGAAGGCAAGGAAAAATACCGGCTGGTCTTTTCCGCCTCCTACCTCTTCTGA
- a CDS encoding ABC transporter permease, producing MKRFLGLLLLGLSPLVAAHEVHMRIEPSRAVVITLSYANGEPFAYEKYALTAAGQPTPQQVGNTDAAGRIVFLPGQHEKWQLAATSADGHGVSQEITVPIHDAAALATPAADPTPPRWLIALSGIALIFGLFGLWQLFLRRKR from the coding sequence ATGAAGCGTTTTCTCGGCCTGTTGCTGCTTGGCTTGAGCCCCCTCGTGGCGGCGCACGAAGTGCACATGCGCATCGAACCCTCGCGCGCCGTGGTGATCACGCTTTCCTATGCCAATGGCGAGCCCTTCGCTTACGAAAAATACGCCCTCACCGCCGCAGGACAACCCACGCCGCAGCAGGTCGGCAACACCGACGCCGCCGGCCGCATCGTTTTCCTGCCCGGCCAACACGAGAAATGGCAACTTGCGGCCACCTCGGCCGATGGCCATGGGGTGAGCCAGGAAATCACCGTGCCGATCCACGATGCCGCCGCTTTGGCAACGCCCGCCGCCGATCCGACGCCGCCACGCTGGCTCATCGCCTTGAGCGGCATCGCCTTGATCTTCGGCCTGTTTGGTCTCTGGCAACTTTTCCTGCGGAGGAAACGATGA
- a CDS encoding DUF4198 domain-containing protein — translation MTRPFPLTLLRLAALLCLGAPTAFAHDLWIEKSGQQFTLYQGHRHSAHAGAETMDYGKNFVTAASCFDGRGGKRPLAATSPAPWKASGECAALLITASSGYWSKTPWETKNVPKPQAPGAIKSWRSSESIKRLERWAPPFANPLSEGLEIVPEADPFTLKPGDKLIVQVVLSGKPQANVPVAYHGETRGTTDPQGKIAIRLRHGGLQLISASLEQPLADGKADVEIMAATLQFELPQ, via the coding sequence ATGACCCGTCCTTTCCCGCTCACCCTGCTGCGTCTTGCAGCTTTACTGTGCCTGGGCGCCCCGACGGCCTTCGCCCACGATCTGTGGATCGAAAAATCCGGCCAGCAATTCACCCTGTATCAAGGCCATCGCCACAGCGCCCATGCCGGCGCCGAAACGATGGACTATGGCAAGAATTTCGTCACCGCCGCCAGCTGTTTCGATGGCCGTGGCGGGAAACGTCCGCTCGCTGCGACAAGCCCCGCGCCCTGGAAAGCCAGCGGCGAGTGTGCGGCGCTCCTCATTACCGCTTCTTCCGGCTATTGGAGCAAGACGCCGTGGGAGACGAAGAACGTGCCGAAGCCGCAAGCGCCTGGTGCCATCAAGAGCTGGCGCTCTTCCGAGAGCATCAAGCGGCTCGAGCGCTGGGCGCCGCCCTTTGCAAACCCTTTGAGCGAAGGGCTGGAAATCGTGCCGGAAGCCGATCCATTCACGCTCAAACCCGGCGACAAACTCATCGTGCAGGTCGTTCTCTCCGGCAAGCCGCAGGCGAACGTGCCGGTGGCCTATCACGGCGAGACGCGCGGCACGACCGACCCGCAAGGCAAGATCGCGATCCGTCTGCGCCATGGCGGGCTGCAGCTCATCTCGGCAAGCCTCGAGCAGCCGCTTGCCGACGGCAAGGCCGATGTCGAGATCATGGCGGCTACGCTGCAATTCGAGCTGCCGCAATGA
- a CDS encoding ABC transporter permease, with translation MLRAIESEWRFVRFFALLLTAALSFGSYRSAVRRAVAQALCFAAGEALPGYALFSALFAAVTTHIVAVSAASYGLSHLALEGVVRVFVVELLPLAAALFVAMRSGLAVLDHLAGLRAHGEPLAVGEAFLRIVLPGFIGNLFATLLLTLASSLIALLVAYLIVYGLTPWGIAGFSRLVGQVFDPVTLPGFLLKTVLFGLAVGAAPATVALDTPRRAAAGSEMRVMARLFLSLVLIEGASLIVLHL, from the coding sequence TTGCTGCGCGCTATCGAGAGCGAATGGCGTTTCGTGCGTTTCTTCGCGCTGTTATTGACCGCGGCGCTGTCGTTCGGGAGCTATCGATCCGCTGTGCGCCGAGCGGTGGCGCAGGCGTTGTGCTTCGCGGCGGGCGAGGCGCTGCCGGGCTATGCGCTGTTCTCGGCGCTCTTCGCCGCGGTGACGACGCACATCGTCGCGGTGAGCGCCGCCAGCTACGGCCTTTCTCATCTGGCGCTCGAAGGGGTGGTGCGCGTCTTCGTCGTCGAACTCCTGCCTCTCGCGGCAGCCTTGTTCGTCGCGATGCGCTCAGGCTTGGCGGTGCTCGATCATCTCGCCGGGCTGCGTGCCCATGGCGAGCCGTTGGCCGTGGGTGAGGCCTTCCTGCGCATCGTGCTGCCCGGTTTCATCGGCAACCTGTTCGCCACGCTGCTGCTGACGCTGGCGAGCAGCCTGATCGCGCTGCTCGTGGCTTATCTCATCGTCTATGGCCTCACCCCCTGGGGAATTGCCGGTTTCTCGCGACTCGTCGGTCAGGTGTTCGACCCGGTGACCCTGCCCGGATTTCTGCTCAAGACAGTGCTGTTCGGTCTGGCCGTCGGGGCGGCGCCGGCCACGGTGGCGCTCGATACGCCGCGCCGCGCCGCGGCGGGCAGCGAAATGCGCGTGATGGCGCGGCTGTTCCTTTCTCTCGTGCTGATCGAAGGTGCGAGTCTCATCGTGCTGCATCTGTGA
- a CDS encoding MlaD family protein: MDTEPVERDPLATPIAHATAKAYLLLALLIALLAGFVLYVMHARGVFEEKRHFVLLAENSEGVAVGMDMTFSGFAIGRVAKIELGEDGKAHIHVEVPVKDARWLRTSSVFTLERGLVGGTKLRAYTGILDDPPLEEGARREVLIGDATAGIPQLVATMRELIENLKRMTGEEAALNRSLANVETLTGRMTGKGGALPGLIGEDGAQRILAALERTNRLIDTAEAKIAGSGGVLDTSLAAVDELRRLLAAARESLRKVDATLDEAQKIAVNARVASEDLDVLRAEVEGSLRRISQLVEEVNRKWPFARDRELKLP, from the coding sequence ATGGACACGGAACCCGTCGAACGCGATCCGCTGGCTACGCCGATTGCGCATGCCACCGCCAAGGCCTATCTACTCTTGGCCTTGCTCATCGCCCTGCTTGCCGGCTTCGTGCTGTACGTGATGCACGCGCGTGGGGTGTTCGAGGAGAAACGGCATTTCGTGCTGCTGGCGGAAAATTCTGAAGGGGTTGCCGTCGGCATGGACATGACCTTTTCCGGCTTTGCGATCGGCCGGGTGGCGAAGATCGAGCTGGGAGAAGACGGCAAGGCGCACATCCATGTCGAGGTGCCAGTCAAGGATGCCCGCTGGCTGCGCACATCCTCGGTGTTCACGCTCGAACGCGGTCTCGTCGGCGGCACAAAGTTGCGCGCCTACACCGGCATCCTCGACGATCCGCCGCTCGAAGAAGGGGCGCGCCGCGAGGTCTTGATCGGTGATGCCACGGCCGGCATTCCGCAGCTCGTCGCGACGATGCGCGAGCTGATTGAAAACCTCAAGCGCATGACGGGCGAGGAAGCGGCGCTCAATAGAAGTCTGGCCAATGTCGAAACCCTCACCGGCCGGATGACGGGCAAAGGCGGCGCCTTGCCCGGCCTGATCGGCGAAGACGGCGCACAGCGGATCCTCGCCGCGCTCGAGCGCACCAACCGCCTGATCGACACGGCGGAAGCGAAGATCGCCGGCTCCGGCGGCGTGCTCGATACGTCACTGGCGGCCGTCGACGAGCTGCGCCGCTTGCTGGCGGCGGCGCGCGAAAGTCTCAGGAAAGTCGATGCGACGCTCGATGAAGCGCAGAAGATCGCCGTGAATGCGCGCGTGGCGAGCGAAGATCTCGATGTCTTGCGCGCCGAGGTCGAGGGGAGTCTGCGGCGCATCTCCCAGCTCGTCGAGGAGGTCAATCGCAAGTGGCCGTTTGCGAGAGATCGGGAGCTCAAGCTGCCATGA